One window of the Helicobacter sp. 12S02232-10 genome contains the following:
- a CDS encoding DUF3240 family protein: MALLEIYADTKLKDGIVDRLLEDGFDDFYYFECYKYAATSLLLSEKEQVSGRKDYGLFKMFVADAVGLSLAERIYELFGKTEVRILFYPAPKEL, translated from the coding sequence AAATTTATGCTGATACCAAGCTTAAAGATGGCATTGTAGATAGATTGCTTGAAGATGGCTTTGATGATTTTTATTATTTTGAATGTTACAAATATGCCGCTACTTCTCTACTTTTGAGCGAAAAAGAACAAGTGAGCGGCAGGAAAGACTATGGACTTTTTAAAATGTTTGTTGCCGATGCAGTTGGTTTGAGTCTTGCAGAGAGAATTTATGAGCTTTTTGGAAAAACTGAAGTCCGAATTCTTTTTTATCCTGCCCCAAAAGAACTATAA